One part of the Nymphaea colorata isolate Beijing-Zhang1983 chromosome 8, ASM883128v2, whole genome shotgun sequence genome encodes these proteins:
- the LOC116258507 gene encoding LOW QUALITY PROTEIN: uncharacterized protein LOC116258507 (The sequence of the model RefSeq protein was modified relative to this genomic sequence to represent the inferred CDS: deleted 2 bases in 1 codon): MLKFSCSLLRRRSAHTLADSPSPNLKRKIEEWNREERRGKGKKDELFVPVPESKAFLDTATMPMILTAVAIALFAKILMMYDDSKAQERLERKIQNSPAGQGTVRMLTREEWEEIQELRPRTPFESKLARPNARIRTGEPVHLEDIKDWTIDVLTDALTRVEEAIRNNREDK, translated from the exons ATGTTGAAATTCTCCTGCTCATTGCTCCGTCGCCGGAGCGCCCATACCCTGGCAGACTCTCCAAGCCCGAATCTGAAGAGGAAGATTGAAGAATGGAATAGG GAGGAGAGGaggggaaaggggaagaaggatGAGCTCTTTGTCCCTGTTCCAGAGTCCAAGGCGTTTCTCGATACAGCCACCATGCCCATGATCCTCACGGCCGTTGCCATCGCTTTGTTTGCAAAGATTTTGATGATG TACGATGACAGTAAAGCACAAGAAAGGCTAGAGCGCAAAATACAGAATTCGCCTGCTGGGCAAGGAACAGTGAGGATGCTCACTCGTGAAGAATGGGAGGAAATCCAGGAATTAAGGCCACGTACTCCTTTTGAGTCCAAACTTGCTCGTCCAAATGCACGCATAAGGACTGGAGAGCCTGTACATTTG GAAGACATCAAAGATTGGACTATTGATGTCCTTACTGATGCACTCACAAGAGTTGAAGAGGCCATACGCAACAACCGAGAGGATAAGTGA